A genomic region of Peptoniphilus sp. ING2-D1G contains the following coding sequences:
- a CDS encoding Asp-tRNAAsn/Glu-tRNAGln amidotransferase C subunit (Asp-tRNAAsn/Glu-tRNAGln amidotransferase C subunit [Translation, ribosomal structure and biogenesis]; Family membership), translated as MESKDILHIADIAMIDFSEEELKNFEKDFLETMDLIENIKNIETNDEMTFQVNDTVNNFREDDVKEEFTQEEAVANAKDQKYGYFNIVKFVE; from the coding sequence ATGGAATCTAAAGACATACTCCACATAGCGGATATTGCCATGATAGATTTTTCTGAGGAAGAGCTCAAAAACTTTGAAAAAGATTTTCTTGAAACCATGGATTTAATAGAAAATATTAAGAATATTGAAACAAATGATGAGATGACTTTCCAAGTTAATGATACTGTCAACAATTTCAGAGAAGATGATGTTAAAGAGGAATTTACACAAGAGGAAGCTGTTGCAAATGCAAAGGATCAAAAGTATGGATACTTTAATATTGTAAAATTTGTTGAATAG
- the ligA gene encoding DNA ligase (DNA ligase that catalyzes the formation of phosphodiester linkages between 5'-phosphoryl and 3'-hydroxyl groups in double-stranded DNA using NAD as a coenzyme and as the energy source for the reaction. It is essential for DNA replication and repair of damaged DNA; High confidence in function and specificity) yields the protein MMDRDLIIKKMEELIEKLNLYNYHYYTLDNPIVEDKEYDKVYYELKRLEEDNDLILPNSPTIRVGGEILEKFEKHRHLSRLYSMDKAQNYQELLLWDERNRRTLKNSDEKFPEIEYVVELKFDGLTINLTYEEGYLVNAATRGNGIIGEEILPQVKTISSIPLQIDYKGTMEVQGEGLMPLKALEDYNKTHSDKLKNARNAAAGALRNLDTKVTRSRNLTAYFYNVSYISTDEFKTDVEMKEFLKRNKFNISDKIYKCNNLREVIEKIEYIEKIRNNLEILIDGVTIKINDMETRQFLGYTNKFPRGSIAYKFEAEEYTTKLIGVNWNVGRSAKVTPTAILEPVDIDGVTVRRATLNNYDDILRKGVRLNSTVLIRRSNDVIPEILGVVPTDDITEEIEKPSHCPACGTELFQEGVHIFCPNTLSCEPQLISRLTHFASRDAMNIEGLSEKTVTQLMNELHIKEIPQIYELKKEDLLKLEGFKEKRSDNLINAIERSKNVYLPNFIYALGINNVGIKTAYDLAAKYKNFSDFRKAQFNELIEIKDIGSITADEIVKYFKESHIIEALDKLLVLGIKPYYEEIQKTQNYFSGKKIVLTGTLSIKRSDLKKQLEILGADVVSSVSSSTDLVIAGESPGSKYDKATELNVKIIDEEELKDILGGKDGI from the coding sequence ATGATGGACAGAGATTTGATAATAAAAAAAATGGAAGAATTAATAGAGAAATTAAATCTTTACAATTATCACTACTACACTTTGGATAACCCTATCGTCGAGGATAAGGAATATGACAAGGTATACTATGAGCTTAAAAGGCTTGAAGAGGATAATGACTTGATTCTTCCCAATTCCCCTACCATAAGAGTCGGTGGAGAAATTCTTGAAAAGTTTGAAAAACACAGACATTTAAGCAGACTTTATTCTATGGACAAAGCTCAAAACTATCAAGAACTGTTGTTATGGGATGAAAGAAACAGAAGAACTTTAAAAAACAGCGATGAAAAGTTTCCCGAGATAGAATATGTAGTCGAACTTAAATTTGACGGCTTAACCATAAATCTAACCTATGAAGAGGGATACTTAGTAAATGCTGCGACGAGGGGAAACGGGATAATCGGAGAGGAAATTCTTCCACAGGTAAAAACCATATCTTCAATCCCTTTGCAAATAGATTACAAAGGGACGATGGAGGTTCAAGGAGAAGGTTTAATGCCCTTGAAAGCCTTGGAGGATTACAATAAAACTCATTCGGACAAACTTAAGAATGCGAGAAATGCAGCGGCGGGCGCCCTTAGAAATTTAGACACCAAGGTTACCCGTTCCAGAAATTTGACAGCATATTTTTACAACGTAAGTTACATTTCCACTGATGAATTTAAAACAGATGTGGAGATGAAAGAATTTTTAAAGAGAAATAAATTTAATATAAGCGATAAAATATATAAATGCAATAATTTAAGAGAAGTCATAGAAAAAATTGAATACATTGAAAAAATAAGGAATAATCTGGAAATTTTAATTGACGGTGTTACAATAAAAATCAATGATATGGAAACCAGACAGTTTCTCGGATACACAAACAAATTCCCAAGAGGGTCTATTGCGTATAAATTTGAGGCTGAAGAGTACACAACAAAATTAATAGGAGTAAATTGGAATGTCGGCAGATCGGCAAAGGTTACTCCTACGGCCATACTTGAACCCGTAGATATAGATGGAGTAACTGTAAGGCGAGCAACACTTAACAATTATGACGATATATTGAGAAAGGGCGTAAGACTTAACTCCACAGTCCTTATCAGGAGGTCAAACGATGTAATACCGGAAATACTGGGAGTAGTTCCTACAGATGATATCACTGAAGAGATAGAAAAGCCCAGTCATTGCCCGGCTTGCGGAACCGAATTGTTCCAAGAGGGTGTGCATATATTTTGTCCGAATACTCTTTCATGCGAACCTCAGTTAATTTCAAGGCTGACTCATTTCGCTTCACGAGATGCAATGAACATTGAGGGACTTAGCGAAAAAACTGTAACACAGTTGATGAATGAACTTCACATAAAGGAAATTCCACAGATTTATGAGCTTAAAAAAGAAGATCTTTTAAAACTTGAAGGCTTTAAAGAAAAAAGGAGCGATAATCTCATAAATGCCATTGAAAGAAGCAAAAATGTGTACTTGCCCAATTTTATCTATGCCCTGGGTATAAATAACGTCGGTATTAAAACAGCCTATGATTTAGCCGCCAAGTACAAAAATTTTTCTGATTTCAGAAAAGCTCAGTTCAATGAACTCATTGAAATAAAGGATATAGGAAGTATTACGGCAGATGAAATCGTAAAATATTTTAAAGAGAGCCATATTATAGAGGCCTTGGATAAATTACTTGTGTTGGGGATTAAACCCTATTATGAAGAAATACAAAAAACACAAAACTATTTTTCAGGTAAAAAAATAGTTTTAACCGGAACTCTCAGTATAAAACGCTCGGATTTAAAAAAGCAACTGGAAATTCTCGGAGCAGATGTTGTAAGCTCGGTATCAAGCAGTACAGATCTGGTAATAGCGGGAGAGTCGCCGGGTTCAAAGTATGATAAAGCTACAGAATTAAATGTAAAAATAATAGATGAAGAAGAACTAAAGGATATTTTAGGAGGTAAGGATGGAATCTAA
- the pcrA gene encoding ATP-dependent DNA helicase PcrA (This entry reprsents ATP-dependent DNA helicase PcrA in bacteria, wich belongs to the UvrD/Rep helicase family. It has a broad nucleotide specificity, even being able to hydrolyze ethenonucleotides, and is able to couple the hydrolysis to unwinding of DNA substrates. It is a 3'-5' helicase but at high protein concentrations it can also displace a substrate with a 5' tail; High confidence in function and specificity): MIYKDLNDRQSEALYYNDGPLLILAGAGSGKTKVVTNKIAYLIEEKNIFPSEILAITFTNKAAKEMKSRVAKILNADIRQMWIGTFHSICLRILRMSKENSLKTQNFSIYDRNDQVTVIKDCLKELNISKELYKFSSVIAKISEVKNEFIKPEEFIRINESDYYLKNIGHIYELYEKKIQENNAYDFDDLIIKTVELLENNEHLRDFYKRKFNYIFVDEYQDTNKAQYRFIKLICKENPKLTVVGDNDQSIYKWRGADITNILNFERDFKGAEVILLEQNYRSTSDILKVANSLIKNNKNRRDKNLWTKREGSEKVKYRLFGHSTEEEIGVITKIEHLHYKGYSYEDMAILYRTNAQSRGFEETLVREGIPYKIVGGLRFYDRKEIKDIVAYLTLILNSGDDVALRRVINEPKRGIGATTVAKIMEAAEENEMSMYEIISDEEILKSLNLRAESKISNFVEIIETLKEIETKATLTELMNQVIDRTGYIEELKRENTVESRTRIDNIKELVSTAYDYEKREPLAKLEDFLSNISLISDADEVTDEENAVKLMTVHSSKGLEFKIVFLVGMEENLFPSARSIEEDEDVEEERRLCYVAVTRAEDLLYISSASARTLYGRTTPSLESRFIKEMEDEIERIEEKSETREHGHTVKIRDFTQYSQKKVEKPINKVQNKEKEELKIGDKVFHKLWKEGMVVSKTPKGEDYEIVIAFENKGLKRLMLSVAPIKLVK; the protein is encoded by the coding sequence ATAACCTTCACCAATAAAGCTGCAAAGGAAATGAAGAGCAGAGTTGCCAAAATCTTGAATGCGGATATAAGACAGATGTGGATAGGAACCTTTCATTCCATTTGTCTTAGAATTTTGAGGATGTCTAAGGAAAACAGTTTAAAGACGCAGAATTTTTCCATCTATGACAGAAACGATCAGGTGACGGTCATAAAGGATTGTTTGAAGGAATTAAATATAAGCAAGGAATTATACAAGTTCAGCAGTGTGATTGCAAAGATATCAGAAGTAAAAAATGAATTTATAAAGCCGGAAGAATTCATAAGAATAAATGAGTCGGATTATTATCTTAAAAACATAGGCCATATCTATGAACTCTATGAAAAAAAAATACAGGAAAACAATGCCTATGATTTTGACGACTTAATAATAAAAACTGTGGAACTTCTTGAAAATAATGAACACTTAAGAGATTTCTACAAAAGAAAATTCAATTACATATTTGTGGATGAATACCAAGATACCAACAAAGCTCAATACAGATTTATAAAGTTGATTTGTAAAGAAAACCCCAAACTGACAGTAGTCGGAGATAACGACCAATCCATCTACAAGTGGAGAGGAGCAGATATCACAAACATACTGAATTTTGAAAGGGATTTCAAAGGGGCTGAAGTGATTTTGCTGGAGCAAAATTACAGATCGACATCGGATATCTTAAAGGTTGCAAACTCCTTGATAAAAAACAATAAAAACAGAAGAGACAAAAACCTATGGACTAAAAGAGAGGGCAGTGAAAAAGTAAAGTACAGATTATTCGGACATTCAACAGAAGAAGAAATAGGCGTGATTACAAAGATAGAACATCTTCACTACAAGGGGTATTCCTATGAAGACATGGCTATTTTGTACAGAACCAACGCACAGTCGAGAGGATTTGAAGAAACCTTGGTAAGAGAGGGCATACCCTACAAAATCGTAGGGGGTCTCAGGTTTTACGACAGAAAGGAAATTAAGGACATAGTAGCCTATCTGACACTGATACTCAATTCGGGAGACGATGTAGCTCTCAGAAGAGTTATAAATGAACCGAAAAGAGGCATAGGAGCGACAACCGTTGCAAAAATCATGGAAGCCGCAGAGGAAAATGAGATGTCCATGTATGAAATCATCAGCGATGAAGAAATACTGAAAAGCTTAAATTTAAGAGCGGAATCGAAAATTTCAAATTTTGTCGAGATAATTGAAACTCTCAAGGAAATTGAAACCAAAGCAACCTTAACTGAACTTATGAATCAGGTTATAGACAGAACGGGATATATAGAAGAACTTAAAAGGGAAAATACGGTGGAATCAAGAACGAGAATAGACAATATAAAGGAACTTGTCTCCACTGCCTATGACTATGAGAAAAGAGAGCCCTTGGCGAAATTGGAGGATTTCTTGTCCAATATCAGTCTAATTTCAGATGCGGACGAGGTGACCGATGAAGAAAATGCCGTAAAATTAATGACCGTTCACTCCTCAAAGGGTTTGGAATTCAAAATAGTTTTTTTAGTGGGAATGGAAGAAAATTTATTTCCCTCTGCAAGATCCATTGAAGAAGATGAAGATGTGGAAGAAGAAAGAAGACTTTGTTATGTGGCGGTTACCAGAGCAGAGGATTTGCTCTATATTTCTTCAGCATCGGCAAGAACCCTTTATGGGAGGACAACTCCATCCTTGGAATCGAGATTTATAAAGGAGATGGAAGATGAAATTGAGAGAATAGAAGAAAAATCTGAAACAAGAGAACATGGACATACAGTTAAAATAAGGGATTTTACTCAATATTCTCAGAAAAAAGTTGAAAAACCGATAAATAAAGTGCAAAATAAAGAAAAAGAAGAGCTTAAAATAGGAGATAAAGTATTTCATAAACTTTGGAAAGAGGGAATGGTAGTTTCAAAAACCCCAAAGGGAGAGGATTATGAAATAGTTATCGCCTTTGAAAACAAAGGGCTGAAGAGATTGATGTTATCTGTAGCGCCCATAAAATTGGTGAAATGA